From Halalkalicoccus subterraneus, the proteins below share one genomic window:
- a CDS encoding ABC transporter ATP-binding protein, giving the protein MSTDNAYTPAVRLDGITKRFGDVVANDAVDFTLEQGTVHALLGENGSGKTTLMSVLYGLYDQDAGTIVVDGDPRTFDSPRDAMDAGIGMIHQHFQLVEPMTVLQNVILGHEPTANGLVDEATAREDVEAICSRYEFDVDRHLDTPIRDLDLGARQRVEIVKSLYRGADVLILDEPTAVLTPQEVDRLLDVMDELTATGRSLVFITHKLDEALTAADHITVLRDGTAVDTVNAAETSEQELARMMVGREVLFDRRPRETTPGDPVLEVDELRVQGDHGLEQVRGIDCTVRKGEILGIAGVQGNGQTELVEALTGIRPVESGTVRFDDREITEMSRRRRIEAGIAYVPEDRQTEGLVQDYDLVRNALLGNQTVEPYISRGFIDWPAVREHAEAIIAEYDVQPPNPDTQAASLSGGNQQKFIVGREIEHDPVVMVASHPTRGVDIGSIEFIHNRLLELRDAGLGIVLVSSKLEEIRTLSDRIAVMYEGEFIDTVDPEAVTDEELGLLMAGHGRDVEGSTENAPEGDGGVRT; this is encoded by the coding sequence ATGAGCACAGATAACGCATACACGCCGGCAGTCCGGCTCGACGGAATCACCAAACGTTTCGGCGATGTCGTCGCGAACGACGCGGTCGATTTCACCCTAGAGCAGGGAACCGTCCACGCTCTGCTCGGCGAGAACGGATCGGGCAAGACGACGCTGATGAGCGTCCTCTATGGGCTCTACGATCAGGATGCGGGAACGATCGTCGTCGACGGCGACCCCCGGACGTTCGACTCCCCGCGGGACGCCATGGACGCGGGGATCGGCATGATCCACCAGCACTTCCAGCTCGTGGAACCGATGACCGTTCTGCAGAACGTCATCCTCGGCCACGAACCGACTGCGAACGGATTGGTCGACGAGGCGACCGCCAGGGAGGACGTCGAAGCCATCTGCTCGCGCTACGAGTTCGACGTCGACCGCCATCTCGACACGCCGATTCGAGATCTCGACCTCGGTGCCCGCCAACGCGTCGAGATCGTGAAAAGCCTCTATCGTGGTGCCGACGTCCTCATCCTCGACGAACCGACGGCCGTCCTCACGCCCCAGGAGGTCGACCGACTGCTCGACGTGATGGACGAACTCACGGCGACCGGACGCTCGCTGGTCTTCATCACGCATAAACTGGACGAGGCGCTCACAGCGGCCGATCATATCACCGTCCTTCGGGACGGCACGGCCGTCGACACCGTGAACGCGGCCGAAACCTCCGAGCAGGAACTGGCCCGGATGATGGTCGGTCGGGAGGTGCTGTTCGATCGTCGACCACGGGAGACGACGCCCGGCGACCCCGTTCTCGAGGTCGACGAGCTGCGGGTGCAGGGCGATCACGGCCTCGAGCAGGTCCGTGGCATCGACTGTACCGTTCGAAAGGGCGAGATCCTCGGCATCGCGGGCGTTCAGGGTAACGGCCAGACCGAACTGGTCGAGGCACTCACCGGGATCCGGCCCGTCGAGTCGGGCACCGTGCGGTTCGACGACCGAGAGATCACCGAGATGAGTCGTCGACGCCGCATCGAGGCCGGTATCGCCTACGTCCCGGAGGATCGCCAGACCGAGGGACTGGTACAGGACTACGATCTGGTCCGGAACGCGCTGCTCGGTAATCAGACCGTCGAGCCCTACATCAGCCGCGGATTCATCGACTGGCCGGCCGTCCGTGAGCACGCCGAAGCCATCATCGCGGAGTACGACGTGCAGCCGCCGAACCCCGATACACAGGCGGCATCGCTTTCGGGGGGCAACCAGCAGAAGTTCATCGTCGGTCGGGAGATCGAACACGATCCCGTGGTCATGGTCGCGTCCCATCCGACTCGCGGCGTCGACATCGGGTCGATCGAGTTCATCCACAACCGGCTGCTGGAGCTGCGGGATGCGGGGCTGGGGATCGTGCTGGTCTCCTCGAAACTCGAGGAGATCCGGACGCTCTCCGATCGCATCGCGGTAATGTACGAGGGTGAGTTCATCGATACGGTCGATCCCGAGGCCGTCACTGACGAGGAACTCGGTCTGCTGATGGCCGGTCACGGT